The proteins below come from a single Elgaria multicarinata webbii isolate HBS135686 ecotype San Diego chromosome 11, rElgMul1.1.pri, whole genome shotgun sequence genomic window:
- the LOC134405414 gene encoding olfactory receptor 14A16-like: MTNQSRVSEFLLHGFSDTQERQVFQTIIFLIIYLVALIENLLIITVIIYSHQLHTPMYFFLANLSFQDLGSISTTAPKSVANSLMNTEAISYSGCVCQVFFLVFFMISHLFLLGGMAYDRYVAICKPLHYETVMNKKTCIQMATSAWLSGLFYSTLYAGNTFTVQFCSNIVNQFFCEIPQLMKISCSDPYFPDIWVMTFGSCLACINFALITFSYVQIFRAVLKIPSTQGKQKVFSTCLPHLIVVSLFLVSGTFAYLKPISSSPSVLDLLLSILYCIVPPVMNPLIYSMRNKELKMAFWKMIVNILPHILHKKHSPANVS, encoded by the coding sequence ATGACGAACCAGTCAAGAGTGAGTGAATTTCTTCTTCACGGATTCTCTGATACTCAGGAACGTCAGGTTTTTCAAACCATCATTTTTCTAATAATCTATTTGGTGGCCCTCATAGAAAACCTTCTCATCATCACAGTCATCATTTACAGCCACCAGCTCCATACACCCATGTACTTCTTTCTGGCCAACCTGTCATTCCAAGACCTTGGCTCCATATCTACCACAGCTCCAAAATCTGTAGCAAATTCCTTGATGAATACAGAAGCCATTTCTTATTCTGGATGTGTCTGCCAAGTTTTCTTCCTTGTGTTCTTTATGATATCCCACTTGTTTCTCCTTGGTGGCATGGCATACGACCGCTATGTTGCCATCTGCAAGCCACTGCACTACGAGACTGTCATGAACAAGAAAacctgcatccaaatggcaaccagTGCATGGCTCAGTGGCCTTTTCTATTCAACATTGTATGCTGGAAATACATTCACAGTGCAGTTCTGTTCCAATATAGTCAACCAGTTCTTTTGTGAAATCCCACAACTAATGAAGATTTCTTGTTCTGACCCATATTTTCCAGACATATGGGTGATGACCTTTGGTTCTTGCTTAGCTTGCATTAATTTTGCTCTCATCACTTTTTCTTATGTTCAGATCTTCAGAGCTGTTCTAAAAATCCCATCCACACAGGGCAAGCAAAAAGTCTTTTCAACTTGTTTGCCACATCTTATTGTCGTCTCCCTGTTTTTGGTGAGTGGTACCTTTGCCTACTTAAAGCCAATCTCCAGCTCACCATCAGTGTTAGATCTCTTGCTTTCTATATTGTACTGCATAGTGCCACCAGTAATGAACCCACTGATCTATAGCATGAGGAACAAAGAACTCAAAATGGCCTTTTGGAAGATGATTGTCAACATTTTACCTCATATTTTGCACAAAAAACATTCTCCTGCGAATGTGTCATAG
- the LOC134405415 gene encoding olfactory receptor 14A16-like, with translation MTNQSRVSEFLLRGFSYTPELQVFPTSIFLIIYLVALIENLLIITVIIYSHQLHTPMYFFLANLSFQDLGSISTTAPKSIANSLMNTEAISYSGCACQVFFLVFFMMSHLFLLGGMAYDRYVAICKPLHYEIVMKRKTCIQMATSAWLSGLFYSTLHTGNTFTVQYCSNIVNQFFCEIPQLLKISCSDPFFPEVWTITFGTSLAFINFLLVAFSYIQIFRAVLRIPSTEGKQKAFSTCLPHLIVISLFLVSGTFAYLKPMSNSPSVLDLLLSILYCIVPPVMNPLIYSMRNKELKMAFWKMIVNILPHVLHKKHSPANVS, from the coding sequence ATGACGAACCAGTCAAGAGTGAGTGAATTCCTTCTCCGTGGATTCTCTTATACTCCAGAGCTGCAGGTTTTTCCTACCAGCATTTTTCTAATAATTTATTTGGTGGCCCTCATAGAAAACCTTCTCATCATCACAGTCATCATTTATAGCCACCAGCTCCATACACCCATGTACTTCTTTCTGGCCAACCTGTCATTCCAAGACCTTGGCTCCATATCTACCACAGCTCCAAAATCTATAGCAAATTCCTTGATGAATACAGAAGCCATTTCTTATTCTGGATGTGCCTGCCAAGTTTTCTTCCTTGTGTTCTTCATGATGTCCCACTTGTTCCTCCTTGGTGGCATGGCATACGACCGCTATGTTGCCATCTGCAAGCCACTGCACTACGAGATTGTCATGAAAAGGAAAacgtgcatccaaatggcaaccagTGCATGGCTCAGTGGCTTATTCTATTCAACACTGCATACTGGAAATACATTCACAGTGCAGTACTGTTCTAATATAGTCAACCAGTTTTTTTGTGAAATCCCACAACTACTGAAGATTTCTTGTTCTGATCCATTTTTTCCAGAAGTATGGACAATAACCTTTGGTACTTCTTTAGCCTTCATTAATTTTTTGCTAGTTGCTTTTTCTTATATTCAGATCTTCAGAGCCGTCCTAAGAATCCCATCCACAGAAGGGAAGCAAAAAGCCTTTTCAACTTGTTTGCCACATCTTATTGTCATATCCCTGTTTTTGGTGAGTGGTACTTTTGCCTACTTAAAGCCAATGTCCAACTCACCATCGGTATTAGATCTCTTGCTTTCTATACTGTACTGCATAGTGCCACCAGTAATGAACCCACTGATCTATAGCATGAGGAACAAAGAACTCAAAATGGCCTTTTGGAAGATGATTGTCAACATTTTACCTCATGTTTTGCACAAAAAACATTCTCCTGCGAATGTGTCATAG